DNA from Evansella sp. LMS18:
AGGGCTGGATGCAGTTACATATGCTGCACGAGCCATTGCTGTCGGGCACGGAGACATCTATATTGCCGGAGGAACAGAAAGCATGACGAGAGCTCCACTTGTCACGGGAAAACCAGAGTCTGAGTTCCCACGGGGAGACATGCGTTTATACGATACAACTATCGGATGGAGATTTGTGAATCCTTTAATGGAAGAAATGTATGGCACGGATTCCATGCCTCAGACAGCGGAAAACGTTGCTGAACAGTTCGGCATTTCAAGAGAGGAACAGGATCGATTCGCCTATCAGAGCCAGCAGCGGGCTAAAGAGGCAATGGAAGCAGGGCGATTTAAGGAAGAGATTGTCCCGGTTCCGGTAAAAGACAGAAAAGGCAATATCTCATTTGTCGAGGCGGATGAACATCCACGTCCTGAAACAAGTCTGGAAAAACTGGGTAAACTCCGGCCGCTGTTCGAAGGAGGTACGGTGACAGCAGGAAACGCTTCAGGTGTGAATGACGGTGCTTCTGCATTATTACTTATGAGTGCTGAAAAGGCAAAGGAGCTTGGGCTTAAACCTCTGGCGAAATTTGTTACGGCAGCTGTGGCAGGTCTTGAACCGCGGATTATGGGCATTGGCCCAATTTTTGCCACAAGAAAAGCTTTGCATAGGGCAAACCTTTCAACGAAAGACATTGGGCTCGTGGAATTGAATGAAGCGTTTGCTTCCCAGTCCCTTGAATGTATGAAACAACTGGAACTTAATGAAGACATAGTGAATGTTAACGGAGGGTCAATCGCATTCGGCCATCCTTTGGGAGCCAGCGGAGCAAGAATTTTAACAACCCTTATATACGAGATGAAGAAAAGAGAT
Protein-coding regions in this window:
- a CDS encoding acetyl-CoA C-acyltransferase, coding for MLKETVIVDAVRTPIGRYKGKLKTIRPDDLGSIVIKALLERNPGLDPSEIEDVVLGNANGAGEDNRNVARMSALLAGLPVEAGGTTINRLCGSGLDAVTYAARAIAVGHGDIYIAGGTESMTRAPLVTGKPESEFPRGDMRLYDTTIGWRFVNPLMEEMYGTDSMPQTAENVAEQFGISREEQDRFAYQSQQRAKEAMEAGRFKEEIVPVPVKDRKGNISFVEADEHPRPETSLEKLGKLRPLFEGGTVTAGNASGVNDGASALLLMSAEKAKELGLKPLAKFVTAAVAGLEPRIMGIGPIFATRKALHRANLSTKDIGLVELNEAFASQSLECMKQLELNEDIVNVNGGSIAFGHPLGASGARILTTLIYEMKKRDVEYGLATMCIGVGQGIAAVIQNTE